The following are from one region of the Noviherbaspirillum sedimenti genome:
- a CDS encoding DUF6139 family protein has translation MSVGATFAQRHSQKQVLILTRGMQMRVDIYRRPEWGGQFSYLAVPEGSVIPGEATNVDWEAAERSVDLEDSVERLPQFSIDDPIEQITSKGYAITSVRTLGDGELPM, from the coding sequence ATGTCGGTCGGTGCAACCTTTGCACAACGCCATAGTCAAAAACAAGTGTTAATTTTGACAAGGGGAATGCAAATGCGTGTCGATATTTATCGCCGTCCGGAATGGGGCGGTCAATTTTCCTACTTGGCGGTGCCGGAAGGCAGTGTGATCCCGGGTGAAGCCACCAATGTGGATTGGGAAGCGGCCGAACGCAGCGTCGACCTCGAAGATAGTGTGGAGCGCTTGCCGCAGTTTTCGATTGATGACCCGATTGAGCAAATTACTTCGAAGGGCTATGCCATTACCAGCGTGAGAACCTTGGGCGATGGCGAATTGCCGATGTAA